The DNA region CGGGCGTGGAAGTAGGCGGTGCTCTCCTCCTCGCTCACCCGCTCGACCCGCCCGTAGGCCCGCACCTGCCGCTCGTGCTCGGCCCAGTGGAAGAGGAGTTCGGCCTGCGGGTTGGCCTCCAGGTCACGCCCCTTGTGCGAGTCGTAGTTCGTGTAGAAGGTCAGCCCGCGTTCGTCCGCCCCCCGCAGCAGGACCGTTCGCACGCCCGGCCTCCCCGCCGCGTCCGCCGTGGCGAGGCTGAGGGCATAGGGCTCGCGCAGGCCATCTCGGAGGGCCTCATTTAACCAGAGCTGGAACTGGGCGAGGGGATCGGGGTTCAGGTCCGAGCGGCGTAACTCGGCGCGGGTGTAGGAGAGGCGCAGGTTGGTGAGATCGGTCATCGGCCTTCCTCCCCGCGCAACTGCTGGCAATGGGGGCAGAAATGCGTTCCCCGCTGGGCGAGCACGATCTTCTC from Deinococcus aetherius includes:
- the pdxH gene encoding pyridoxamine 5'-phosphate oxidase, with translation MTDLTNLRLSYTRAELRRSDLNPDPLAQFQLWLNEALRDGLREPYALSLATADAAGRPGVRTVLLRGADERGLTFYTNYDSHKGRDLEANPQAELLFHWAEHERQVRAYGRVERVSEEESTAYFHARPRESQLAAHASDPQSAPIVDREALEAKLAELHARFPEGTPVPRPDFWGGYRVRVAEWEFWQGRPNRMHDRFRYTRGGEGWRIERLMP